From a single Sinorhizobium sp. RAC02 genomic region:
- a CDS encoding DUF2147 domain-containing protein yields the protein MKLRTWIAAALFVVPGVALAAEPIEGNWKTASGATAVIAKCGGSFCITLKTGKHAGKSIGKLSGSGSDYSGSITDPETDKTYSGSGAVSGKSLKMKGCVLAVLCKSQTWSRL from the coding sequence ATGAAACTGAGGACATGGATCGCCGCCGCCCTTTTCGTCGTGCCGGGCGTTGCCCTTGCCGCCGAGCCGATCGAAGGCAACTGGAAGACCGCAAGTGGCGCTACCGCCGTGATCGCGAAATGCGGCGGCAGCTTCTGCATCACGCTGAAGACGGGCAAACATGCCGGCAAAAGCATCGGCAAGCTGAGCGGCTCGGGCTCCGATTATTCCGGTTCGATCACCGATCCGGAGACCGACAAGACCTATAGCGGCTCGGGCGCGGTCAGCGGAAAATCCCTGAAGATGAAGGGCTGCGTGCTCGCGGTGCTCTGCAAGTCGCAGACCTGGTCTCGGCTCTGA
- the iolD gene encoding 3D-(3,5/4)-trihydroxycyclohexane-1,2-dione acylhydrolase (decyclizing) has protein sequence MGKTIRLTMAQAVTHFLKAQMTVVDGKKQPIFAGVWGIFGHGNVAGMGEALYQVRNDLPTLRAHNEQGMAHAAVAFAKASFRQRFMACTTSIGPGALNMITAAGVAHVNRLPVLFLPGDVFANRIPDPVLQQIENFGDGTVSVNDAFRCVSRYFDRITRPEQIIPALKRTMQILTDPVDCGPVTLSLCQDVQAEAYDYPASLFEEKVWTHRRPRPDTDELAAAIATLRKAEKPLIIAGGGVLYSQATAELKAFAGMHGIPVAVTQAGKSALPDDHPLCMGSVGVTGTSAANAFAEEADVILAVGTRMQDFTTGSWALFKNDGVKMIGLNTVAFDAAKRDSQPLVADAREGLTLLSEALGGWKAPASFTESAKPRKEAWMAAANRATAPTNADLPSDAQVIGAVQRTIGGENSVMVCAAGGLPGELHKLWQAHKPGGYHMEYGFSCMGYEIAGGLGVKLARPEADVVVMVGDGSYMMMNSELSTSIMLGQKLTIVVLDNRGYGCINRLQMGTGGANFNNLLKDSMIEMMPDIDFRAHAESMGAVAVKVSSIADLETAIQNSKGNDRTSVIVIDTDPLITTKEGGHWWDVAVPEVSPRDEVNKAREAYVKALEAQRIG, from the coding sequence ATGGGCAAGACGATCCGGCTGACGATGGCGCAGGCCGTCACGCATTTCCTGAAGGCACAGATGACGGTCGTCGACGGCAAGAAACAGCCGATCTTCGCCGGCGTCTGGGGTATTTTCGGCCACGGCAACGTCGCGGGCATGGGGGAAGCGCTTTACCAGGTGCGCAATGACCTGCCGACGCTGCGCGCGCATAACGAACAGGGCATGGCGCATGCCGCCGTCGCCTTCGCCAAGGCGAGCTTTCGCCAGCGCTTCATGGCTTGCACGACCTCGATCGGCCCCGGCGCGCTGAACATGATCACCGCTGCCGGCGTCGCGCATGTCAACCGCCTGCCCGTCCTCTTCCTGCCCGGCGACGTCTTTGCCAACCGCATTCCCGATCCGGTCCTCCAGCAGATCGAGAACTTTGGCGATGGCACCGTCTCGGTGAACGACGCCTTCCGCTGCGTGTCGCGCTATTTCGATCGCATCACCCGGCCAGAACAGATCATCCCCGCCCTGAAGCGCACCATGCAGATACTGACCGATCCGGTCGATTGCGGCCCGGTGACGCTGTCGCTTTGCCAGGACGTGCAGGCCGAAGCCTACGACTACCCGGCAAGCCTGTTCGAGGAGAAGGTCTGGACGCATCGCCGTCCGCGGCCGGACACGGACGAGCTTGCGGCGGCCATCGCGACATTGCGCAAGGCGGAAAAGCCGCTGATCATCGCCGGCGGCGGCGTGCTCTATTCGCAGGCGACGGCGGAACTCAAGGCCTTTGCCGGCATGCATGGCATTCCGGTCGCCGTCACCCAGGCCGGCAAGTCGGCGCTGCCGGATGATCACCCGCTCTGCATGGGCTCGGTCGGTGTCACCGGCACCTCGGCGGCCAATGCCTTTGCGGAGGAAGCGGACGTCATCCTCGCCGTCGGCACCCGCATGCAGGATTTCACCACCGGCTCCTGGGCGCTGTTCAAGAACGATGGCGTCAAGATGATCGGCCTCAACACCGTGGCCTTCGACGCCGCGAAGCGCGACAGCCAGCCGCTCGTCGCCGATGCGCGCGAGGGCTTGACGCTGCTGTCCGAAGCGCTCGGCGGCTGGAAGGCGCCCGCTTCGTTTACGGAATCTGCAAAGCCCCGCAAGGAAGCCTGGATGGCTGCCGCCAACCGTGCAACCGCTCCGACCAATGCGGACCTGCCCTCCGATGCGCAGGTCATCGGCGCCGTGCAGCGCACGATCGGCGGTGAGAATTCGGTGATGGTCTGCGCCGCCGGCGGTCTGCCGGGTGAACTGCACAAGCTATGGCAGGCCCACAAGCCGGGCGGCTACCACATGGAGTACGGCTTTTCCTGCATGGGCTACGAGATTGCCGGCGGCCTTGGCGTGAAGCTGGCACGGCCGGAGGCGGATGTCGTCGTCATGGTCGGTGACGGCTCCTACATGATGATGAACTCCGAGCTCTCGACTTCGATCATGCTTGGCCAGAAGCTGACGATCGTCGTGCTGGATAACCGTGGCTACGGTTGCATCAACCGCCTGCAGATGGGCACCGGCGGCGCGAACTTCAACAACCTGCTCAAGGACTCGATGATCGAGATGATGCCGGATATCGACTTCCGGGCGCATGCCGAAAGCATGGGCGCGGTCGCCGTGAAGGTCTCTTCGATTGCCGATCTCGAAACGGCCATTCAGAACAGCAAGGGCAATGACCGCACGTCGGTGATCGTCATCGACACCGACCCGCTGATCACCACCAAGGAGGGAGGCCATTGGTGGGATGTGGCGGTGCCGGAAGTGAGCCCGCGTGACGAGGTCAACAAGGCGCGCGAAGCCTATGTGAAGGCGCTTGAGGCCCAGCGGATCGGTTAG
- a CDS encoding acyl-CoA dehydrogenase — translation MSEHHSATPEQARAKMAPFDWADPFLLEDQLTEEERMIRDTARAYCQDKLASRVTEANRHEIFHREIMTEMGELGLLGPTVPEEYGGVGANYVSYGLVAREVERVDSGYRSAMSVQSSLVMHPIFAFGTEETRKKYLPKLASGEWVGCFGLTEPDHGSDPSSMITRAKKVDGGYLISGAKNWITNSPIADVAVVWAKSDAHDNKIKGFVLERGMKGFETPKIEGKFSLRASVTGMIMMQDVFVPDENLLPEVAGLAGPFGCLNRARYGIAWGAMGAAEFCWHAARQYTLDRKQFGKPLAATQLIQKKLADMETEISLGLQGALRLGRLFDEHRAPAELISLMKRNNCGKALDIARVARDMHGGNGVSDEYGVIRHVMNLEAVNTYEGTHDIHALILGRAQTGLQAFQ, via the coding sequence ATGAGCGAGCACCACAGCGCCACCCCGGAACAGGCGCGCGCCAAGATGGCGCCTTTCGACTGGGCCGATCCGTTCCTGTTGGAAGACCAGCTGACCGAAGAAGAGCGCATGATCCGCGATACGGCGCGGGCCTATTGCCAGGACAAGCTTGCCTCGCGCGTCACCGAAGCGAACCGCCACGAGATCTTCCACCGCGAGATCATGACCGAGATGGGCGAACTCGGCCTGCTCGGCCCGACCGTGCCGGAAGAATATGGTGGCGTCGGCGCCAACTACGTTTCCTACGGCCTCGTTGCCCGTGAAGTCGAGCGCGTCGATTCGGGTTACCGCTCGGCGATGTCCGTGCAGTCCTCGCTCGTCATGCACCCGATCTTCGCCTTCGGCACGGAAGAGACCCGCAAGAAGTACCTGCCCAAGCTCGCCTCCGGTGAGTGGGTCGGCTGCTTCGGCCTGACCGAGCCGGACCATGGCTCGGACCCCTCCTCCATGATCACCCGCGCCAAGAAGGTCGATGGTGGCTATCTCATCTCGGGCGCCAAGAACTGGATCACCAATTCGCCGATCGCCGATGTCGCGGTCGTCTGGGCAAAATCCGATGCGCACGACAACAAGATCAAGGGTTTTGTGCTCGAACGCGGCATGAAGGGCTTCGAGACGCCGAAGATCGAGGGCAAGTTCTCGCTGCGCGCCTCCGTCACCGGCATGATCATGATGCAGGACGTCTTCGTTCCCGATGAAAACCTGCTGCCGGAAGTGGCCGGCCTTGCCGGTCCGTTCGGCTGCCTCAACCGCGCCCGCTACGGCATCGCCTGGGGCGCCATGGGGGCTGCCGAATTCTGCTGGCACGCCGCGCGCCAGTACACGCTCGACCGCAAGCAGTTCGGCAAGCCGCTTGCCGCCACCCAGCTCATCCAGAAGAAGCTCGCCGACATGGAGACCGAGATTTCGCTCGGCCTGCAGGGCGCGCTGCGCCTCGGCCGCCTGTTCGACGAACATCGCGCGCCGGCCGAGCTTATCTCGCTGATGAAGCGCAACAACTGCGGCAAGGCGCTCGACATTGCCCGTGTGGCGCGTGACATGCACGGCGGCAACGGCGTTTCCGACGAGTACGGCGTTATTCGCCACGTCATGAACCTCGAAGCGGTCAACACCTACGAGGGAACGCATGACATCCATGCGCTGATCCTCGGCCGCGCGCAGACCGGCCTTCAGGCTTTCCAGTAA
- the iolE gene encoding myo-inosose-2 dehydratase: MKAKLGMSPIAWWNDDLPELSDDVSLDECLRQSRGAGFTGMEKGRRFPEDPAVMLPILRAADVTLCGGWFSGTLVDEELAANKDRIAPMIELFKAVNAPCIVYGEVGRSIQGDRSKPLATKPRLSDDEMKAYGRKLTQFGEWCAEQGMPLSYHHHMAAVVETEPELDAFMRNSGEGIPLLLDAGHLAFAGGDVLRAIDNHHARINHVHVKDIRQSVVDGLDRSRQSFLDAVALGAFTVPGDGSLDFGAIVKRFADYGYEGWFVVEAEQDPREAPPQKMAEVGYAELMRVMTAAGYTVETEGFPKG; encoded by the coding sequence ATGAAAGCCAAACTCGGCATGTCGCCCATCGCCTGGTGGAACGACGATCTTCCGGAACTCAGCGACGACGTATCCCTCGATGAATGCCTGCGCCAGTCGCGCGGCGCCGGTTTTACCGGCATGGAAAAGGGCCGTCGCTTCCCGGAAGATCCCGCGGTGATGCTGCCCATCCTGCGCGCCGCCGACGTGACGCTGTGCGGCGGCTGGTTTTCCGGCACGCTGGTCGACGAGGAACTCGCCGCCAACAAGGACCGCATCGCGCCGATGATCGAGCTGTTCAAGGCGGTCAACGCGCCCTGCATCGTCTATGGCGAAGTCGGCCGCTCCATCCAGGGCGACCGCTCCAAGCCGCTCGCCACCAAACCGCGCCTGTCTGACGATGAGATGAAGGCCTATGGCCGCAAGCTCACGCAGTTCGGCGAATGGTGCGCCGAACAGGGCATGCCGCTGTCCTATCACCACCACATGGCCGCCGTCGTCGAGACCGAGCCGGAACTCGACGCCTTCATGCGCAATTCCGGCGAAGGCATTCCGCTCTTGCTCGATGCCGGGCACCTCGCCTTTGCCGGCGGCGATGTCCTGCGCGCCATCGACAACCATCACGCCCGCATCAACCACGTCCATGTCAAGGACATCCGCCAGTCGGTGGTCGATGGGCTCGATCGCAGCAGGCAGTCGTTCCTCGACGCGGTGGCGCTTGGCGCCTTCACTGTGCCGGGCGATGGCTCGCTCGATTTCGGCGCCATCGTGAAGCGCTTCGCGGATTATGGTTATGAAGGCTGGTTCGTCGTCGAGGCCGAACAGGACCCGCGTGAAGCGCCCCCGCAGAAGATGGCCGAAGTCGGCTATGCGGAACTGATGCGCGTCATGACCGCCGCGGGTTATACCGTGGAGACGGAAGGTTTTCCGAAAGGATAA
- a CDS encoding sel1 repeat family protein, whose amino-acid sequence MARFDFQNTETAAMTGGENRAETFCDMGLMYATGRGCDIDVVQAHKWLNIAAIKGCDRAAELRADLAATMTKTDLALALRAAREWMTVH is encoded by the coding sequence ATGGCACGCTTTGATTTTCAGAATACCGAAACAGCCGCCATGACGGGCGGCGAGAACCGCGCCGAAACCTTCTGCGACATGGGCCTCATGTATGCGACGGGCAGAGGTTGCGACATCGACGTGGTGCAGGCCCACAAATGGCTCAATATCGCCGCCATCAAGGGTTGTGATCGCGCCGCTGAACTGCGCGCCGACCTTGCGGCGACGATGACCAAGACCGACCTCGCTCTGGCGCTGCGCGCCGCCCGCGAGTGGATGACGGTTCACTGA
- a CDS encoding PHB depolymerase family esterase: MRDRFKRSVERLLPTDAPLGDLFWPFSRDPERKAPAVRRRPAGSSPLHEVVGFGSNPGGLRMFEHVPEGLRAGRPLVLVLHGCQQDAESYDRAAGWASLAQERGFAVVYAQQRETNNPRLCFTWFRPSEVTRDRGELMSIRQMVAHTAERAASDPQRLFITGLSAGGAMTAAMLANYPDVFAGGAVMAGLPFGAARDASRAFDAMAAAPERTADEWSDLVRTVSPRIARKPAISIWHGTADETVSLSNGVALAEQWRDLYRLPKEAFVEKRMTGRRTRIWPDKEGRALVILHEIDGMGHGTPVLRGEGGGYAASNEPFMLEAGFSSTLEIAKEWGLTRKWKR; this comes from the coding sequence ATGCGCGACCGTTTCAAGCGATCGGTCGAACGGCTTCTGCCGACCGATGCCCCCCTGGGTGACCTCTTCTGGCCGTTTTCCCGTGATCCCGAGCGCAAGGCGCCCGCCGTGCGGCGCCGGCCGGCGGGCTCGTCGCCTCTCCACGAAGTCGTCGGGTTCGGCAGCAATCCGGGCGGCCTGCGCATGTTCGAGCATGTCCCCGAAGGCCTGCGTGCCGGTCGCCCGCTGGTGCTGGTGCTGCATGGCTGCCAGCAGGATGCGGAAAGCTATGACCGCGCCGCGGGCTGGGCGTCGCTCGCGCAAGAGCGCGGCTTTGCCGTCGTCTATGCACAGCAGCGGGAGACCAACAATCCGCGGCTCTGTTTCACCTGGTTTCGCCCAAGCGAGGTGACGCGCGACCGCGGCGAACTGATGTCGATCCGCCAGATGGTGGCGCATACGGCCGAACGGGCGGCAAGCGATCCGCAACGCCTCTTCATCACCGGCCTTTCCGCCGGTGGGGCGATGACCGCTGCCATGCTCGCCAACTATCCGGATGTCTTCGCCGGTGGCGCCGTCATGGCAGGCCTGCCGTTCGGCGCCGCGCGCGACGCGAGCCGCGCCTTCGATGCCATGGCGGCAGCGCCCGAGCGAACCGCCGACGAGTGGAGCGATCTCGTCCGCACCGTCTCCCCGCGCATTGCCCGCAAACCCGCAATCTCGATCTGGCACGGCACGGCGGACGAAACCGTTTCGCTATCGAACGGCGTCGCCCTCGCCGAGCAATGGCGCGACCTCTACCGACTGCCAAAAGAAGCCTTCGTGGAAAAGCGCATGACGGGCCGGCGCACGCGCATCTGGCCGGACAAGGAGGGCAGGGCGCTCGTCATCCTGCACGAGATCGACGGCATGGGCCACGGCACGCCGGTTCTGCGCGGCGAAGGCGGCGGCTATGCCGCCTCCAACGAGCCGTTCATGCTGGAGGCGGGCTTTTCCTCGACGCTGGAAATCGCCAAGGAATGGGGACTGACACGGAAGTGGAAGCGGTAG
- the iolB gene encoding 5-deoxy-glucuronate isomerase, with product MPKLLVKPDGAHGRVSHVTPESAGWTYVGFDVHRMKPGEILAAETGTREVCLVWISGKGKATGAGQDFGVLGERMSPFEGAPHALYIPADSNWSVTAETDLELAVCSAPGGGSYQAKEIPPGTHPKLSRGKGSNVRHVYNIMPENDESAHSLLVVEVITPSGNTSSYPSHKHDQDDLPNESFLEETYYHRLNPPQGFAFQRVYTDDRSLDEAMAVEDRDVTLVPKGYHPCATIHGYDLYYLNVMAGPKRVWKFHNAKEHEWLLA from the coding sequence ATGCCGAAACTTCTCGTAAAGCCGGACGGCGCGCACGGTCGCGTCAGCCACGTCACGCCGGAAAGCGCCGGCTGGACCTATGTAGGGTTCGACGTGCACCGCATGAAGCCCGGCGAAATTCTCGCCGCGGAAACCGGGACCCGCGAGGTCTGCCTCGTCTGGATTTCCGGCAAGGGCAAGGCAACGGGCGCGGGCCAGGATTTCGGCGTGCTGGGGGAACGCATGAGCCCGTTCGAGGGCGCGCCGCACGCGCTTTATATACCCGCCGATTCCAACTGGTCGGTGACGGCGGAGACGGATCTGGAACTCGCCGTCTGCTCGGCACCGGGCGGCGGCAGCTACCAGGCCAAGGAAATTCCACCCGGCACGCACCCCAAGCTCAGCCGCGGCAAGGGTTCGAACGTCCGCCACGTCTACAATATCATGCCGGAAAACGACGAATCGGCCCATTCGCTTCTCGTCGTCGAGGTCATCACGCCGAGCGGCAACACTTCGTCCTACCCGTCGCACAAACACGACCAGGACGACCTGCCGAACGAGAGCTTTCTCGAAGAAACCTACTACCACCGCCTCAACCCGCCGCAGGGTTTTGCCTTCCAGCGCGTCTATACGGACGACCGCTCGCTCGACGAGGCCATGGCGGTGGAGGACCGCGACGTGACGCTGGTGCCGAAGGGTTATCACCCCTGCGCCACCATCCATGGTTATGATCTCTATTATCTCAACGTCATGGCGGGACCAAAGCGGGTGTGGAAATTCCACAACGCCAAGGAGCATGAATGGCTGCTGGCCTGA
- a CDS encoding pyridoxal phosphate-dependent aminotransferase, with protein MSAFSRFTALAQTLPATVPFVGPEAIERTRGLAVKARIGANESGFGPAPSVLEAMRATAGTTWMYSDPENYELREALALHHGVSRDNIAIGGGIDGLLGEIVRLIIEPGTPVVTSLGGYPTFNYHVNGFGGRLVTVPYAGDREHLDGLLDAVRQENAPLVYFANPDNPMGSWWDADSVVSFARALPETTLLILDEAYGETAPAGTIPSIDALIGQPNILRMRTFSKAYGLAGARIGYAIGTLGNAQAFDKIRNHFGMARVSVQAALAALKDQAYLSDVIARIAASRERISRLAHANGLSPLASATNFVTIDCGRDGTHAKAIVDGLMEHGVFIRMPGIAPLNRCIRISVGPDNDMALLEEALPRVLKQLA; from the coding sequence ATGTCCGCATTCTCCCGCTTCACCGCCCTCGCCCAGACCCTGCCTGCCACCGTCCCCTTCGTCGGGCCGGAAGCCATCGAGCGTACCCGCGGCCTTGCCGTAAAGGCCCGCATCGGCGCAAACGAGAGCGGCTTCGGCCCCGCGCCCTCCGTGCTGGAGGCGATGCGCGCGACTGCCGGGACGACCTGGATGTATAGCGATCCGGAGAATTACGAACTGCGCGAAGCCCTCGCCCTGCATCATGGCGTTTCGCGCGACAACATCGCGATCGGCGGCGGCATCGACGGGCTGCTGGGCGAGATCGTGCGCTTGATCATCGAGCCCGGCACGCCGGTCGTGACCTCGCTCGGCGGGTACCCCACCTTCAACTATCATGTGAATGGTTTTGGCGGACGGCTCGTCACCGTGCCCTATGCCGGCGACAGGGAACATCTGGACGGCCTGCTCGACGCCGTGCGCCAGGAAAATGCGCCCCTCGTCTATTTCGCCAACCCGGACAATCCGATGGGAAGCTGGTGGGACGCCGACAGCGTCGTGTCCTTCGCGCGGGCGCTACCGGAAACGACGCTGCTCATTCTTGACGAAGCTTATGGGGAGACGGCACCGGCCGGCACGATCCCGTCGATCGATGCGCTGATCGGCCAGCCAAACATTCTGCGCATGCGCACCTTCTCGAAGGCCTACGGCCTTGCCGGCGCGCGGATCGGCTATGCGATCGGCACGCTCGGCAATGCGCAGGCCTTCGACAAGATCCGAAATCATTTCGGCATGGCCCGGGTTTCGGTTCAGGCGGCCCTCGCCGCTCTGAAGGATCAGGCCTATCTTTCGGACGTCATCGCCCGCATTGCCGCATCGCGGGAGCGCATCTCCCGCCTCGCGCATGCCAACGGCTTGTCTCCGCTCGCCTCCGCCACCAATTTCGTCACCATCGATTGCGGCCGGGACGGCACCCACGCCAAGGCCATTGTCGACGGGTTGATGGAACATGGCGTCTTCATCCGCATGCCGGGTATCGCCCCCCTCAACCGATGCATCCGCATCAGCGTCGGGCCGGATAACGATATGGCGTTGCTCGAGGAAGCTTTGCCGCGGGTCTTGAAGCAGCTGGCTTGA
- a CDS encoding YnfA family protein produces MKSLLVFSAAALAEIAGCFAFWAWWRLDKPIFWLLPGMISLALFGWLLTQVDSAFAGRAYAAYGGVYIAASLLWLWLAEGMRPDRFDMVGASFALVGAGIILAAPR; encoded by the coding sequence ATGAAATCCCTTCTCGTCTTTTCCGCCGCGGCACTCGCCGAAATCGCCGGGTGTTTTGCCTTCTGGGCCTGGTGGCGGCTCGATAAACCCATCTTCTGGCTTCTTCCCGGCATGATCTCGCTCGCTTTGTTCGGCTGGCTGCTCACCCAGGTCGACAGTGCCTTTGCCGGCCGCGCCTATGCCGCCTATGGCGGCGTCTATATTGCGGCGTCCCTACTCTGGCTGTGGTTGGCAGAGGGCATGCGGCCGGACCGGTTCGATATGGTCGGTGCGAGCTTCGCGCTTGTCGGTGCCGGCATCATTCTCGCGGCCCCGCGATAG
- a CDS encoding PilZ domain-containing protein: MAIGADKRSSAGLYERKWERFTVNRQGMLMSVGLDLAAPKMRTCKLVDISVGGASFTVTTTIGLPFHYYLSIVGVTSRIGCAEVYRNDNRIGVQFIKEIDEELLHTIVRSEYFTGGVAAKPKKEERRYMVGVEKGGRSSATT; the protein is encoded by the coding sequence ATGGCTATTGGTGCAGACAAGCGATCCAGCGCCGGACTTTACGAACGCAAGTGGGAGCGCTTCACCGTCAACCGGCAGGGCATGCTGATGAGCGTCGGCCTGGACCTGGCAGCGCCCAAGATGCGCACCTGCAAGCTGGTCGACATCTCGGTCGGCGGGGCAAGCTTCACTGTCACCACGACGATCGGCCTGCCGTTCCACTACTACCTTTCCATCGTCGGGGTAACCTCGCGCATCGGCTGTGCGGAAGTTTACCGCAACGACAACCGCATCGGCGTGCAGTTCATCAAGGAAATCGACGAGGAACTGCTGCACACGATCGTGCGCTCCGAGTACTTTACCGGTGGCGTCGCCGCCAAGCCGAAGAAGGAAGAGCGGCGCTACATGGTCGGCGTGGAAAAGGGCGGCCGCAGCTCCGCGACCACCTGA